Proteins encoded within one genomic window of Microtus ochrogaster isolate Prairie Vole_2 linkage group LG4, MicOch1.0, whole genome shotgun sequence:
- the LOC102000826 gene encoding C-X-C chemokine receptor type 2, producing MGEFNVENFNIEYFFSGEIDNYNYSSDLPPILPDAAPCHPETLEINRYAVVIIYVLVTLLSLVGNSLVMLVILYNRSSCSVTDVYLLNLAIADLLFALTLPVWAASKVKGWTFGKSMCKIFSFVKEVTFYSSVLLLACISMDRYLAIVHATSTLIQKRHLVKFVCITMWILSIFVSLPILILRNTVRVNSLTLVCYEDAGNNTTRWRIVLRFLPQTFGFLLPLLIMLFCYGFTLRTLFKAHMGQKHRAMRVIFAVVLVFLLCWLPHNLVLFADTLMRTKLIQETCERRNDIDRALNATEILGFLHSCLNPIIYAFIGQKFRYGLLKIMATHGLISKEFLAKEGRPSFVGSSSGNTSTTL from the coding sequence ATGGGAGAATTCAATGTGGAGAACTTCAACATTGAATATTTCTTCAGTGGCGAAATTGATAATTACAATTATAGCTCTGACCTGCCCCCCATTCTGCCAGATGCTGCCCCATGCCACCCAGAGACCTTAGAAATCAACAGATATGCCGTGGTTATAATATATGTCCTGGTAACCCTGCTGAGCCTTGTGGGAAACTCCCTGGTGATGCTGGTCATCTTATACAACCGGAGTTCCTGCTCCGTCACCGACGTCTACCTGCTGAACCTCGCCATTGCCGACCTGCTCTTTGCTTTGACCTTGCCTGTCTGGGCTGCGTCCAAGGTAAAGGGCTGGACTTTCGGCAAATCCATGTGCAAGATATTCTCATTTGTGAAGGAAGTCACCTTCTACAGTAGTGTCCTGTTACTAGCCTGTATCAGCATGGACCGCTACCTGGCCATCGTTCATGCCACAAGCACACTGATCCAGAAGAGACACTTGGTCAAGTTTGTATGCATCACCATGTGGATACTGTCCATATTTGTGTCCCTGCCCATCTTAATTCTGCGTAATACCGTTAGGGTAAACTCTTTAACCCTAGTCTGCTATGAAGATGCAGGCAACAACACAACCAGGTGGAGGATAGTCTTGCGCTTCCTGCCTCAGACCTTCGGCTTCCTCCTGCCGCTGCTGATCATGCTGTTCTGCTACGGGTTCACATTGCGCACGCTCTTTAAGGCCCACATGGGGCAGAAGCACCGGGCCATGCGGGTCATTTTTGCCGTTGTGCTTGTCTTTCTGCTCTGCTGGCTGCCCCACAACCTGGTCCTGTTCGCAGACACCCTCATGAGGACCAAACTGATCCAGGAGACTTGTGAGCGCCGCAATGACATTGACAGGGCCTTGAATGCTACCGAAATTCTTGGCTTCCTGCACAGCTGCCTTAACCCCATCATCTATGCGTTCATTGGCCAGAAGTTCCGCTATGGGCTCCTCAAGATCATGGCTACTCACGGCCTTATCAGCAAGGAGTTCTTAGCCAAGGAGGGCAGGCCTTCATTTGTTGGCTCTTCTTCAGGGAACACCTCCACTACCCTCTAA